From Micromonospora nigra, one genomic window encodes:
- a CDS encoding Gfo/Idh/MocA family protein, with translation MTPVHIGIMGCASVARRKVLPAMAALPGIEIAAIASRDPDKAAEAARAHGCRAVKGYEALLDLDEVEAVYVPLPNALHAAWIDHALSAGKHVLAEKPMTTSASRTGGLIAKARARRLVLMENVMFPHHRQHAVVRGQLEDGAIGDLRAFHASFGVPRRPADDVRYSAELGGGALMDAGVYPVRAAMSFLGSDLTVLSAVLTHRHGQHVDSAGHALLHSSGGVGAQLTFGLDHSYRSSYELWGSAGRIVVEHAFTPPADHVPVIRLERSSGVQEIRLTPDDQVANSVSAFATAVRSGRFPDSGGTLQQAALIEDIGARARRCVDHTPGLADTIQTKELS, from the coding sequence GTGACGCCCGTGCACATCGGGATCATGGGCTGCGCGAGCGTCGCCCGGCGGAAGGTCCTCCCCGCCATGGCGGCCCTTCCGGGAATCGAGATCGCCGCGATAGCCAGCCGGGATCCCGACAAGGCCGCGGAGGCTGCCCGAGCTCACGGCTGTCGCGCGGTCAAGGGTTACGAGGCGCTCCTGGATCTTGACGAGGTCGAAGCCGTCTACGTTCCGCTACCGAACGCACTGCACGCCGCCTGGATCGACCACGCCCTGAGCGCCGGCAAGCATGTGCTCGCCGAGAAGCCCATGACGACCAGCGCGTCCCGGACGGGTGGACTGATCGCCAAGGCACGGGCCCGCCGTCTGGTGCTCATGGAGAACGTCATGTTCCCGCACCACCGCCAGCACGCTGTGGTCAGGGGCCAACTGGAGGACGGCGCGATCGGTGACCTGCGCGCCTTCCACGCCTCATTCGGCGTGCCGAGGCGCCCGGCCGATGATGTCCGCTACAGCGCCGAACTCGGCGGCGGCGCACTCATGGACGCCGGGGTCTATCCGGTACGCGCAGCGATGTCCTTCCTGGGCAGCGACCTGACGGTGCTTTCGGCGGTGCTGACCCACCGCCACGGCCAGCACGTCGACTCCGCCGGGCATGCTCTGCTGCACAGCTCCGGTGGTGTGGGAGCGCAGCTGACCTTCGGCCTCGACCATTCCTACCGGTCCAGTTACGAGCTGTGGGGCAGCGCGGGACGAATCGTCGTCGAGCATGCTTTCACCCCACCCGCCGACCACGTACCGGTGATACGGCTGGAGCGGAGCTCGGGCGTTCAGGAGATCCGGCTGACCCCCGACGACCAGGTGGCGAACTCGGTCAGCGCCTTCGCGACGGCGGTTCGCTCGGGGCGGTTCCCCGACAGTGGCGGGACGCTGCAGCAGGCGGCCCTCATCGAGGACATCGGCGCCAGAGCGAGGCGCTGTGTCGATCACACCCCCGGGCTGGCGGACACCATCCAGACGAAGGAGTTGTCATGA
- a CDS encoding methyltransferase domain-containing protein yields the protein MKKPTPDEIGRGYDTLADLLDQLWGENLHHGYWDDASDDVSVEDAANRLTDKLAELLTIEPGDRLLDLGCGIGEPAIRLAKTHRIVVVGVSISKRQVERANGRAVSAGLADRLSFQYGDAMDLPFPDESFDIVWALESLHHMPDRAHVIRQAARVLRPGGRLAIGDFMLLPSADGYAAGAARVNEASKGVLSVVGIDDYVAMIHEAGLVTDATEDVSKHTRLSWIKAAERFAALREQAVPHIGAEQFDLTLARFRAFSEEPALGYLLLTARKPA from the coding sequence ATGAAGAAGCCGACGCCTGATGAAATTGGCCGCGGCTATGACACACTCGCGGATCTGCTCGACCAGCTCTGGGGTGAAAATCTGCACCACGGCTACTGGGATGACGCGTCCGACGACGTGTCGGTGGAGGACGCCGCCAACCGGCTGACCGACAAACTTGCCGAACTGCTGACCATCGAACCGGGCGATCGTCTGCTCGATCTCGGTTGCGGCATCGGTGAGCCGGCAATCAGGCTGGCCAAAACGCACAGGATCGTAGTCGTCGGAGTCTCGATCAGTAAACGACAGGTGGAGCGGGCAAATGGCCGCGCCGTATCCGCCGGGTTGGCCGACCGACTTTCCTTCCAGTACGGCGACGCGATGGACCTGCCATTCCCGGATGAGTCGTTCGACATCGTCTGGGCGCTGGAGTCCCTACACCACATGCCGGATCGGGCCCACGTTATCCGGCAGGCCGCCCGGGTGCTGCGGCCCGGCGGACGGTTGGCCATCGGTGATTTCATGCTCCTGCCGAGTGCCGACGGTTACGCAGCCGGTGCCGCCCGGGTCAACGAGGCCAGCAAGGGTGTCCTGTCGGTCGTTGGAATTGACGACTACGTGGCGATGATCCACGAGGCCGGACTCGTGACCGATGCCACAGAGGACGTCAGCAAACACACCCGGCTGTCCTGGATCAAGGCGGCAGAGCGGTTCGCCGCCCTGCGGGAACAGGCCGTGCCACACATCGGGGCGGAGCAGTTCGACCTCACGCTCGCCAGGTTCCGTGCATTCAGCGAGGAGCCAGCGTTGGGGTACCTGCTCCTGACTGCCCGCAAGCCCGCCTGA
- a CDS encoding NDP-hexose 2,3-dehydratase family protein — MDTTWYEPLTASAENGAMSMSDFHSWFNARTRANSFQVEQIPFAELRGWDFDPETGNLVHETGRFFSIEGLRVRTNRPWMSEWGQPIIVQPEIGVLGILVKRFDGVPHCLMQAKMEPGNINGLQISPTVQATRSNYMRVHGGADTKYLDYFRPGSRGRVLFDGLQSEQGSWFLHKRNRNLVVETDDDVPLDEDFCWLTLDQIRRLLLLDHMMNMDSRTVLSCIPPSLSEPSKQDAGDDSFTHAVLRSSAGRSRAVHDTGEILSWLTEVRAQQELVQRRVSLKHLTEDGWRVGPDSINHRDGKYFDIIAVAVQASNREVTAWTQPLLAPRQPGLLALLVKRIGGTLHALVQARSDAGMLNIAELTATVHCQPGNYADVPMEHRPTYLDHALAAPAHRVRLDVLHSEEGGRFHHAQNRYLVIEVEDDFTESDDDRYRWATLHQLTSLLPHSNYLTVELRSLMASMRSLTQRL, encoded by the coding sequence ATCGACACGACGTGGTACGAGCCCCTCACCGCCTCGGCCGAGAACGGTGCGATGTCCATGTCGGACTTCCACTCCTGGTTCAACGCGCGAACCCGTGCGAACAGTTTCCAGGTCGAACAGATTCCGTTCGCGGAACTGCGCGGGTGGGACTTCGACCCGGAGACGGGCAACCTCGTCCACGAGACCGGGCGATTCTTCTCCATCGAGGGCCTGCGGGTCCGGACCAACCGGCCATGGATGAGCGAGTGGGGCCAGCCGATCATCGTGCAGCCGGAGATCGGGGTGCTCGGAATCCTCGTCAAGCGGTTCGACGGCGTGCCCCACTGCCTGATGCAGGCCAAGATGGAGCCGGGCAACATCAACGGTCTCCAGATCTCTCCAACCGTGCAGGCCACCCGCAGCAACTACATGAGGGTGCACGGTGGCGCGGACACCAAGTACCTGGACTACTTCCGGCCGGGCTCCCGCGGCCGGGTGCTGTTCGACGGTCTGCAGTCCGAGCAGGGGTCGTGGTTCCTGCACAAACGCAACCGCAACCTCGTCGTCGAGACCGACGACGACGTACCACTCGACGAGGACTTCTGCTGGCTCACGCTCGACCAGATCCGCCGCCTGCTGTTGCTGGACCACATGATGAACATGGATTCGAGGACGGTGCTGTCCTGCATCCCGCCGTCGCTGTCAGAGCCGAGCAAGCAGGACGCCGGCGACGATTCGTTCACCCACGCGGTCCTGCGTTCGTCGGCCGGTCGAAGCAGGGCCGTGCACGACACCGGGGAGATCCTCAGCTGGCTCACCGAGGTGCGCGCCCAGCAGGAACTGGTGCAGCGCCGGGTGTCGCTCAAGCACCTCACCGAGGACGGCTGGCGGGTCGGCCCCGACTCCATCAACCACCGGGACGGAAAGTACTTCGACATCATCGCGGTGGCCGTACAGGCGAGCAACCGTGAGGTCACCGCGTGGACGCAGCCACTGTTGGCCCCCAGGCAACCCGGTCTGCTCGCCCTGCTGGTCAAGCGGATCGGCGGCACGTTGCACGCCCTTGTCCAGGCTCGTAGCGACGCGGGCATGCTCAACATCGCCGAGTTGACCGCCACCGTGCACTGCCAGCCGGGCAACTACGCCGACGTGCCGATGGAGCACCGCCCCACCTACCTCGACCATGCGTTGGCTGCACCCGCGCACCGCGTACGCCTGGACGTCCTGCACTCCGAGGAGGGCGGCCGGTTCCACCACGCGCAGAACCGATACCTGGTGATCGAGGTCGAGGACGACTTCACCGAGTCCGACGACGACCGGTACCGGTGGGCCACACTGCACCAACTCACGTCGCTGCTGCCACACAGCAACTACCTGACGGTGGAGCTGCGCAGTCTCATGGCCAGCATGCGAAGCCTGACCCAACGTCTGTGA
- a CDS encoding helix-turn-helix transcriptional regulator: MKIPWDRKRNTLQRSFPQQPFVGNTDDRLSSSCKTASLFRRSALAWYSGRLDAGLRYAAAAAARGCEEGHEFCELTPFWHIALLTKARDFGTALQAIDLLGNRRDRSESQLMTATSLIIRGELLFVMGCVDEGLAEVDAGLRLAEGHDARSLLPTGYVVMATAALRRADMRTCLHYVDKLTGEALLGYFGQAAGAWVTAQAAEARGGVDRAADLVAGIVANDVVLHQLLVSEPAAASWLVRAARALGADDVAETAVRAACATSEEQPEFSVLRGAALHAAGLLEEDAGKLHEAANTYLDRWCGASVREDLAGLLSKRRSERNNVISTLESALSTYTAVGAARDASRVANKLRNYGVRRGVSRTVEREGHLPHGLTNTEFAVAELVSQGYTNNEVGRQLFISRHTVAFHLKKVYQKMNLTSRVELAAKWKAMQWRHEP, translated from the coding sequence ATGAAGATTCCCTGGGACCGAAAACGCAACACATTGCAGAGGTCTTTTCCGCAGCAACCTTTTGTCGGGAACACGGACGATCGACTGTCGAGTTCCTGTAAGACCGCCAGCCTTTTTCGCCGCTCCGCACTGGCGTGGTACAGCGGACGACTCGACGCGGGACTGCGATATGCCGCGGCGGCAGCCGCACGTGGATGCGAGGAGGGTCACGAGTTCTGTGAGCTGACTCCTTTCTGGCACATAGCGCTACTGACCAAGGCCAGAGACTTCGGGACCGCCCTGCAAGCGATCGACCTCCTCGGAAATCGCAGGGACAGGTCGGAGTCACAACTGATGACTGCCACATCGTTGATCATCCGAGGCGAGTTGCTGTTCGTCATGGGCTGCGTCGACGAGGGCCTGGCAGAGGTGGACGCCGGTTTGCGGCTTGCGGAGGGCCACGACGCCCGGTCACTGCTACCCACCGGTTACGTGGTGATGGCAACGGCCGCACTCCGCCGAGCGGACATGAGAACCTGCCTGCACTATGTGGACAAGCTGACTGGTGAGGCGCTGCTGGGCTACTTCGGTCAGGCTGCGGGGGCCTGGGTGACCGCTCAGGCCGCCGAGGCTCGGGGTGGGGTGGACCGCGCAGCGGATCTCGTCGCTGGCATCGTCGCCAACGACGTCGTCCTGCACCAGCTTCTCGTGTCCGAGCCGGCGGCAGCCTCGTGGCTGGTTCGCGCAGCTCGGGCGTTGGGCGCCGATGACGTGGCGGAAACGGCGGTGAGGGCCGCCTGTGCCACGTCGGAGGAACAGCCGGAGTTCAGCGTCCTTCGGGGGGCGGCGTTGCATGCCGCCGGGCTGCTGGAGGAGGACGCCGGCAAATTGCACGAGGCGGCGAACACCTATCTCGACCGGTGGTGCGGGGCGTCCGTACGGGAGGACCTGGCCGGGTTGTTGTCCAAGCGACGGTCTGAACGTAACAACGTGATCAGTACCCTCGAATCGGCTCTTTCGACCTACACCGCGGTCGGTGCCGCGCGTGATGCCTCTCGGGTAGCGAACAAGCTGCGCAACTACGGCGTGCGCCGGGGCGTGAGCCGGACCGTGGAACGTGAGGGCCACCTGCCGCACGGCCTCACCAACACAGAGTTCGCGGTCGCGGAACTGGTGAGTCAGGGATACACCAACAACGAGGTCGGCCGGCAGTTGTTCATCTCTCGGCACACGGTCGCGTTCCACCTCAAGAAGGTTTATCAGAAGATGAACCTCACGTCGCGTGTCGAATTGGCGGCCAAATGGAAAGCGATGCAGTGGCGGCACGAGCCCTAG
- a CDS encoding thioesterase II family protein, whose protein sequence is MPQSAEHVEKWLRRFHPAPDCVARLVCLPHAGGSASFFHPVSKALAPTVEVLSTQYPGRQERRQEPPVDNIPDLADQIFDALRHLHDRPLALFGHSMGAVLAYEVALRMRDAGMPAPAHLFASGRRAPCRYRDERVRDLTDARIVAELRTLNGTQPAMLADPELLQMILPAVRSDYHAIETYRHDPDRALDCPVTVLTGDSDPRVSLDEARAWAEHTTGPMTLKVLPGGHFFLVDQSEAVIAIVARELLDSPYPSPPSSANL, encoded by the coding sequence GTGCCGCAATCTGCGGAGCACGTCGAGAAGTGGCTGCGTCGGTTCCACCCGGCGCCAGACTGTGTGGCCCGGCTGGTGTGCCTGCCCCATGCCGGTGGCTCGGCGAGCTTCTTCCACCCGGTGTCCAAGGCCCTCGCTCCCACGGTGGAGGTCCTGTCCACCCAGTACCCGGGCCGTCAGGAGCGGCGTCAGGAGCCGCCCGTCGACAACATCCCCGACCTGGCGGACCAGATCTTCGACGCGCTGCGTCACCTGCACGATCGTCCCCTGGCACTGTTCGGACACAGCATGGGCGCGGTCCTCGCCTACGAGGTGGCGTTGCGGATGCGGGACGCCGGCATGCCCGCGCCGGCGCACCTCTTCGCCTCCGGTCGACGGGCCCCCTGCCGTTACCGCGACGAACGGGTGCGCGACCTCACGGATGCGCGGATCGTGGCCGAACTCCGCACCCTGAACGGCACCCAACCGGCCATGCTGGCCGACCCGGAGCTGCTGCAGATGATCCTGCCGGCCGTCCGCAGCGACTACCACGCCATCGAGACGTACCGCCACGACCCCGACCGCGCACTGGACTGCCCGGTCACGGTCCTCACCGGCGACAGCGACCCCCGCGTGTCCCTGGACGAAGCCCGCGCGTGGGCCGAGCACACCACCGGGCCGATGACGCTCAAGGTGCTCCCAGGGGGGCACTTCTTCCTCGTCGACCAGAGCGAGGCCGTGATCGCGATCGTGGCACGCGAACTGCTGGACAGTCCCTATCCCAGTCCTCCAAGCAGCGCGAACCTGTGA
- a CDS encoding bifunctional 3-(3-hydroxy-phenyl)propionate/3-hydroxycinnamic acid hydroxylase produces the protein MTDADIVIVGNGPIGATLSVLLAQQGWRVTVLERRPRPYRLPRATSFDGETARLLATTGIGPELGRITDPASGYQWRTAAGETLLDIEFRTTGPYGWPDANTMHQPALEELLAARAATLPSLRVLRGHEVTGINDSDELVDVLATDEDGATRTLSARWVVGCDGANSFVRNHLEVPVTDLGFSYEWLLCDVELHEPREFVPTNVQICDPARPTTQVGSGPGRRRWEFMRLPGESTAALNRDETAWRLLAPFGVTPDDATLLRSTTYIFQARWADQWRIGHVLLAGDAAHLMPPFAGQGMCSGIRDVVNLAWKLDLTLRGLATDSLLDSYVEERRAQAKEAILASVQLGRVICVTDPAAAAERDVTVLANRRGRPPAQPDPAKPLSGGLLHRRTATDPARPPAGAVVPQGRVMRGSDTGLFDDVVGRGFVLLTTEDPHRILDEDRLSILAEIDAHVVRLLPPGDASKHGVVDVDDVYRPYLAQFGVTCLLIRPDYHVFGAASSPDEARDLVDDLRCQLGAPASAGALPRGR, from the coding sequence TTGACGGACGCGGACATCGTCATCGTGGGTAACGGGCCGATCGGTGCCACCCTGTCGGTGCTGCTCGCCCAACAGGGCTGGCGGGTCACCGTGCTCGAACGCCGTCCCCGGCCGTATCGGCTCCCCCGGGCCACCAGTTTCGACGGCGAAACCGCGCGCCTGCTGGCCACCACCGGGATAGGCCCGGAACTCGGCCGGATCACGGATCCGGCCAGCGGCTACCAGTGGCGCACCGCAGCCGGCGAGACGCTGCTTGACATCGAGTTCAGAACCACCGGCCCGTACGGCTGGCCGGACGCGAACACCATGCACCAGCCGGCCCTTGAGGAACTCCTCGCGGCCCGGGCGGCCACGCTTCCCAGTCTGCGGGTGCTACGGGGACACGAGGTGACGGGCATCAACGACAGCGATGAGCTGGTGGACGTGCTCGCCACCGACGAGGACGGCGCGACGCGGACCCTCTCTGCCCGGTGGGTCGTGGGATGCGACGGCGCCAACAGCTTCGTCCGGAACCACCTCGAAGTCCCCGTCACCGATCTCGGATTCTCCTACGAGTGGCTGCTCTGCGACGTCGAGCTTCACGAGCCGCGTGAGTTCGTTCCCACCAACGTGCAGATCTGCGACCCGGCGAGGCCCACCACCCAGGTGGGCAGCGGGCCCGGGCGGCGACGCTGGGAGTTCATGCGACTGCCCGGCGAGAGCACTGCCGCACTGAACAGGGACGAGACGGCGTGGCGTCTGCTGGCGCCCTTCGGCGTCACCCCGGACGACGCCACCCTGCTGCGCAGCACCACGTACATCTTTCAGGCCAGGTGGGCCGACCAGTGGCGGATCGGTCACGTGCTGCTGGCCGGTGACGCCGCCCATCTCATGCCGCCCTTCGCCGGTCAGGGCATGTGCTCCGGCATTCGGGACGTCGTCAACCTGGCGTGGAAGCTCGACCTCACCCTGCGCGGACTGGCGACGGACTCCCTCCTTGACTCCTACGTCGAGGAACGCCGCGCGCAGGCCAAGGAGGCGATCCTGGCGTCGGTCCAGTTGGGTCGGGTGATCTGTGTGACGGACCCAGCGGCGGCCGCCGAACGGGACGTGACCGTGCTGGCCAACCGCCGCGGAAGGCCACCGGCTCAGCCGGATCCGGCGAAGCCGCTCTCGGGTGGGCTGCTGCACCGGCGGACCGCGACGGACCCGGCCAGGCCACCGGCGGGTGCGGTCGTACCGCAGGGACGCGTGATGCGGGGTTCCGACACCGGGCTGTTCGACGACGTCGTCGGCCGGGGCTTCGTCCTGCTGACCACCGAGGATCCGCACCGCATCCTCGACGAGGACCGGTTGTCCATCCTCGCCGAGATCGACGCGCACGTCGTGCGGCTGCTGCCGCCCGGAGACGCGTCGAAGCACGGTGTGGTCGACGTGGATGACGTCTACCGTCCATACCTGGCGCAGTTCGGGGTGACCTGCCTGCTCATCCGTCCCGACTACCATGTCTTCGGCGCGGCGAGCAGCCCGGACGAGGCCAGGGACCTGGTCGACGACCTGCGGTGCCAGCTGGGCGCGCCCGCGTCAGCCGGCGCGCTGCCGCGCGGCCGCTGA
- a CDS encoding aspartate aminotransferase family protein, which produces MSTKNAAGASQLLAARLQIPPIAYTHAYGSWIFSSDGQRYLDGSSGIINVNIGHAHPQVVEALRDQAGICTYASAGSLVASHMEQLAAATARAVHRPHDRVMFTPTGTHANEAAIALARLAQRSRGETSRHKVLTASLGYHGNSAFVLALSGHRSRRPHEDDSFGISPAFDPPYPGQHVGCPFPACRVECAQAVREAIVAAGPQSVAAVLMEPVNGTTGGGYVPPAGYLRAVREICDEYGVLVIHDEVLTGLGRTGLPLGSHHTPDAEAHIVTLSKGLGAGFIPLAATMISPDLADAILSSGRWLPLMGTMSATPLQARVGLAVLSVLDEIGALDRDQVRGAVVGQILAEATRDVPVVTDVRGLGYFYGIELAPGTVGDALKITRSNGLLLYPFVGYGRDGSGEGLLVAPPLNATDADLDFLGQALSTSLVQLRERVSSPVG; this is translated from the coding sequence ATGAGTACGAAGAACGCTGCGGGGGCGTCGCAGCTCCTGGCCGCGCGGCTGCAGATCCCGCCGATCGCCTACACCCACGCCTACGGATCGTGGATCTTCTCCTCGGACGGGCAGCGCTATCTCGACGGGTCCAGTGGGATCATCAACGTGAACATCGGCCACGCCCATCCCCAGGTGGTCGAGGCACTGAGGGACCAGGCGGGCATCTGCACGTACGCCAGTGCGGGATCGCTGGTGGCCAGCCACATGGAGCAGTTGGCCGCCGCTACGGCGAGGGCCGTGCACAGGCCGCACGACCGCGTGATGTTCACCCCCACCGGCACGCACGCCAACGAGGCCGCCATCGCGCTGGCCCGACTGGCGCAGCGCTCACGGGGTGAGACGAGCCGCCACAAGGTGCTGACGGCGTCGCTGGGCTACCACGGCAACAGCGCGTTCGTGCTCGCCCTGTCCGGTCACCGCTCACGACGGCCGCACGAGGACGACAGCTTCGGCATCAGTCCCGCCTTCGATCCGCCGTACCCCGGCCAGCATGTCGGATGCCCGTTCCCCGCCTGCCGGGTCGAATGCGCGCAGGCCGTGCGCGAGGCCATCGTCGCGGCTGGTCCTCAGAGCGTCGCGGCGGTACTGATGGAACCGGTCAACGGCACCACCGGAGGCGGGTACGTTCCGCCGGCCGGATATCTGCGGGCGGTCCGCGAGATCTGCGACGAGTACGGCGTCCTGGTCATTCACGACGAGGTCCTCACCGGTCTGGGCCGCACCGGCCTTCCGCTGGGGTCGCACCACACGCCGGATGCGGAAGCGCACATCGTGACGCTGTCGAAGGGGCTCGGAGCGGGGTTCATTCCCCTGGCTGCGACGATGATCTCGCCGGACCTGGCCGACGCGATCCTGTCGAGTGGCAGGTGGCTGCCGCTGATGGGCACGATGTCGGCGACTCCGTTGCAGGCACGGGTGGGGCTCGCGGTGCTGTCGGTCCTGGACGAGATCGGTGCTCTTGACCGTGACCAGGTACGCGGCGCGGTGGTGGGTCAGATCCTGGCCGAGGCGACGCGGGACGTTCCGGTGGTGACGGATGTGCGTGGCCTCGGCTACTTCTACGGCATCGAACTGGCCCCGGGCACCGTCGGCGACGCTCTGAAGATCACCAGGAGCAACGGCCTGTTGCTGTACCCGTTCGTCGGGTACGGCAGAGACGGCAGTGGAGAGGGCCTGCTGGTGGCCCCGCCGCTGAATGCCACCGATGCCGACCTCGACTTTCTCGGTCAAGCGCTGAGCACGTCGCTTGTTCAGCTCCGCGAGCGCGTGAGTTCACCGGTCGGATGA